The Leifsonia poae region GCGGCTCACCACACTGATGGACGAGATCGGTCAGCGCAAAGACAGCCTCATCGTCTTCATCGACGAACTCCACACGGTGGTCGGGGCGGGCGGTGCCGGTGACGGAGGCGGGATGGATGCGGGGAACATCCTGAAGCCGCGGCTGGCCCGAGGCGAACTGCACCTGGTCGGCGCGACGACGCTCAAGGAGTACCGCCGGATCGAGAAGGATCCGGCCCTGGAGCGCCGGTTCCAGCCGGTGACGGTCGGCGAGCCCAGCGTCGACGACGCGGTGCAGATCCTGTCGGGTCTGCGCTCCGCCTACGAGCAGCACCACGGGGTGCGCTACACCGACGACGCGATCCGCGCGGCCGTCGAACTCTCGGCCCGCTACGTCTCCGACCGGTTCCTGCCCGACAAGGCGATCGACCTGATCGACCAGGCGGGCGCGCGGCTGCGCTTGTCGCTCGGCAAACGCGTCGATGCCGCCGACCTGCTCACCCGCCTGGCGTCGCTGGAGGCCGAGAAGAACTCGGCCGTCACGGCGGAGCACTATGAGGAGGCGTCGCGGCTGCGCGACGAGATCGAGTCGGTGCAGGCCTCGCTCGACTCGCTGAGCGCCAAACCACGCCCGGATGCGGTGGTCGGCGAACCCGAGATCGCTGCGGTGATCTCGCGCGCCACCGGCATCCCCGTCTCCCGCATCGGCGATGCCGATCGTGAGCGTCTGGCACGTCTGGAGGCGGAGCTGCACGAGCGAGTGATCGGGCAGGACGACGCGGTCATCGCCGTGGCCAAGGCGGTGCGGCGAAACCGCACCGGACTCGGCGACGAGCACCGTCCGGTGGGAAGCTTCCTGTTCCTCGGCCCGACCGGCGTGGGGAAGACGGAGCTCGCGAAAACGCTCGCCGCTTCCCTTTTCGGCGACGAGAAGGCGATGCTTCGGTTCGATATGAGCGAGTTCGGCGAACGGCACACGGTCGCGCGTCTCGTCGGCGCCCCTCCGGGATACGTCGGCTACGACGAGGCCGGCCAGCTGACCGAGCGCGTTCGGCGCAACCCGTACTCGGTGGTGCTGTTCGACGAGATCGAGAAGGCGCACCCCGACGTGTTCAACCTGCTGCTGCAGGTGCTGGACGACGGGCGACTGACCGACGGGCAGGGGCGCACGGTCGACTTCCGCAACACGGTCGTCATCATGACATCGAACCTGGGGTCGGAGTTCCTCGCCTCCCGCGGCGGTGCCCTGGGCTTCGTGCCGGTGGGGGCTTCCGCTGATGCAGCCGGCTTCGCGTCGGAGAAGGATCTGCGCGACCGGGTGATGGGCAAGCTTCGCGAGGCGATGCGCCCCGAGTTCCTCAACCGCATCGATGAGATCGTGTTGTTCCGCAAGC contains the following coding sequences:
- a CDS encoding ATP-dependent Clp protease ATP-binding subunit; amino-acid sequence: MPENFTPEPDAGNSFDEFLARYLAGERARSARSIDISRFLSRRTQEILAEAGRFALAHGHRELDALHILRVMVEEEPAVDAVRRLGIDPAAIAAAAEERMPQSGAVVDVDSASVTPSAQRALFHAYQVARASGSTYIDPEHLFFALVIVQDSPAGQVLQAAGVTADALTSAMRQSATVGAGSAGSGEPETESGSSETPMLDTYGTDLTQLARDGKLDPVIGRLDEIEQTVEILSRRTKNNPVLIGEAGVGKTAIVEGLAQAVVDGGVPEQLQGKRIVSLDLAGMLAGTRYRGDFEERLTTLMDEIGQRKDSLIVFIDELHTVVGAGGAGDGGGMDAGNILKPRLARGELHLVGATTLKEYRRIEKDPALERRFQPVTVGEPSVDDAVQILSGLRSAYEQHHGVRYTDDAIRAAVELSARYVSDRFLPDKAIDLIDQAGARLRLSLGKRVDAADLLTRLASLEAEKNSAVTAEHYEEASRLRDEIESVQASLDSLSAKPRPDAVVGEPEIAAVISRATGIPVSRIGDADRERLARLEAELHERVIGQDDAVIAVAKAVRRNRTGLGDEHRPVGSFLFLGPTGVGKTELAKTLAASLFGDEKAMLRFDMSEFGERHTVARLVGAPPGYVGYDEAGQLTERVRRNPYSVVLFDEIEKAHPDVFNLLLQVLDDGRLTDGQGRTVDFRNTVVIMTSNLGSEFLASRGGALGFVPVGASADAAGFASEKDLRDRVMGKLREAMRPEFLNRIDEIVLFRKLDEGQLRDIVRMLLGATAARLSARDIRLEQTDAAVKWIAENGYEPEYGARPLRRVIQREVDDRIADLLVSGDLVDGGLVRLDARDGKLTVGAERPAPALAA